In Streptomyces sclerotialus, one genomic interval encodes:
- a CDS encoding MFS transporter, giving the protein MTDAPATGRTGGALARLRAPGSFLHTWRALSPLLRLLILTQLAFNIGFFAVLPFLAEHLGTGIGMAGWLVGMVLGLRTFSQQGLFVVGGALADRYGVRPVVLTGCVLRIAGFAWLGYAERPWAVIGAVLLIGFAAALFSPAVESEVARQAVAWEEAGGGPRTRVLALLTVAGQAGAFLGPLLGSLLLAVDFRTACLAGAGVFVLVLAGHARLLPQHIPGRTTTRGRGGLRKALRNGRFLALCAAYGAYLLAYNQLYLALPEEVARATGSQAPLAWLFALSSLLVVTTQLPVTRWAADRLDLRRSMSAGLLLIAAGFAAVALARPAGWTGVPGLLPAAVFVVLLTLGQMLVAPAARAWVPDLAEDSRIGLYTGAMSSVSGLLVLAGSSATGSLLGTGLPPAVPWLVLAAVPALAVLLLPRRAREGGAA; this is encoded by the coding sequence ATGACCGACGCCCCGGCCACGGGACGGACGGGCGGGGCCCTGGCACGGCTGCGGGCGCCCGGTTCCTTCCTGCACACCTGGCGGGCCCTCTCCCCGCTGCTCCGCCTGCTGATCCTCACCCAGCTGGCCTTCAACATCGGCTTCTTCGCCGTCCTGCCGTTCCTCGCCGAACACCTCGGTACGGGCATCGGCATGGCCGGCTGGCTGGTCGGCATGGTGCTGGGGCTGCGGACCTTCAGCCAGCAGGGGCTGTTCGTGGTGGGCGGCGCGCTGGCCGACCGGTACGGCGTCCGCCCGGTCGTCCTGACGGGCTGTGTGCTGCGGATCGCCGGCTTCGCCTGGCTGGGCTACGCCGAGCGGCCCTGGGCCGTGATCGGTGCGGTACTGCTCATCGGCTTCGCCGCCGCGCTGTTCTCGCCCGCGGTGGAGTCCGAGGTCGCCCGGCAGGCCGTGGCCTGGGAGGAGGCGGGCGGCGGCCCCCGTACCCGGGTGCTGGCGCTGCTGACCGTGGCCGGCCAGGCCGGCGCGTTCCTCGGCCCGCTGCTCGGCTCCCTCCTGCTCGCCGTGGACTTCCGCACGGCCTGCCTCGCCGGCGCCGGCGTCTTCGTCCTGGTCCTCGCCGGGCACGCCAGGCTGCTGCCCCAGCACATCCCCGGCCGGACGACGACACGCGGCAGGGGCGGCCTGCGCAAGGCCCTGCGCAACGGCCGGTTCCTCGCGCTCTGCGCCGCGTACGGCGCCTACCTGCTGGCCTACAACCAGCTCTACCTGGCGCTGCCCGAGGAGGTGGCCCGCGCGACCGGCTCGCAGGCGCCGCTGGCCTGGCTGTTCGCCCTGTCCTCGCTGCTGGTCGTGACCACCCAGCTGCCGGTCACCAGGTGGGCGGCCGACCGGCTGGACCTGCGCCGTTCGATGTCGGCCGGGCTGCTCCTCATCGCCGCCGGCTTCGCCGCGGTGGCCCTGGCCCGCCCGGCCGGCTGGACGGGCGTACCGGGTCTGCTGCCCGCCGCCGTCTTCGTCGTCCTGCTCACCCTCGGCCAGATGCTGGTCGCCCCGGCCGCCCGCGCCTGGGTCCCCGACCTCGCCGAGGACAGCCGGATCGGCCTCTACACCGGCGCGATGTCCTCCGTCTCGGGCCTCCTCGTCCTGGCCGGCAGCTCCGCGACCGGCTCCCTCCTCGGCACGGGTCTCCCGCCCGCCGTCCCCTGGCTAGTCCTCGCCGCGGTACCGGCCCTGGCCGTACTGCTGCTTCCCCGCCGCGCGCGGGAGGGCGGCGCGGCGTAG
- a CDS encoding GNAT family N-acetyltransferase has product MRGYCIRTATPDDLDGARRVMLDTVYRDFGTGYVPRWHRDIIDLEKAYVVPGRHTLLVAVDEADGTVVATGALDSRGPAHPPNPREIAERFPSGGTAQLRRIYVQPGHRRRGLARLLVQELLDFAAAEGGYHAVYLHTDPAVTGAEPFWRSLGEVVCDERQLPDGGQGIIHFEIPLRVPAPAGPRALAETPAVS; this is encoded by the coding sequence ATGCGCGGCTACTGCATCAGAACGGCGACGCCCGACGACCTCGACGGCGCTCGCCGCGTCATGCTCGACACGGTCTACCGGGACTTCGGCACCGGATACGTCCCGCGCTGGCACCGCGACATCATCGATCTTGAAAAAGCCTACGTCGTCCCCGGCCGGCACACGCTGCTGGTCGCGGTCGACGAGGCGGACGGGACCGTCGTGGCGACCGGCGCGCTCGACTCCCGGGGCCCCGCCCACCCGCCGAACCCGCGCGAGATCGCCGAGCGCTTCCCCTCGGGCGGCACGGCGCAGCTGCGCCGCATCTACGTCCAGCCCGGCCACCGGCGGCGCGGGCTGGCCCGGCTGCTGGTCCAGGAGCTGCTGGACTTCGCGGCGGCCGAGGGCGGCTACCACGCGGTGTACCTGCACACGGACCCGGCGGTGACGGGTGCCGAGCCGTTCTGGCGGTCGCTCGGCGAGGTGGTCTGCGACGAGCGGCAGCTGCCGGACGGCGGCCAGGGGATCATCCACTTCGAGATCCCGCTGCGGGTGCCCGCCCCGGCCGGCCCCCGCGCCCTGGCCGAGACACCCGCCGTGTCCTGA
- a CDS encoding ABC transporter substrate-binding protein has protein sequence MRPRARFLRKAVVGGAVLTLTLTLSACGGDTGRAGGDDGKIHVLVYGDSANKVEKRIIATFNKTSKVKAVLDTIPGADYQAKLQTIINSEQAPDVFFNWGGGSIKPFVDAGLLMPLDDFIAKDPGLKDKFLPSVFKSAEVNGKPYGVPMRGTQPVLLFHNKKVLEEAGIEPPRTWDDLLAAVRKLKAEGVTPIALGGGDKWPTLMWFEYLYDRVAGPGLFQKALAGDKDAWASADSRKALGMLKSLADAGAFGTNYDSVKFTDQGSPTLLATGKAGFELMGSWEYSTQQDSHPDFAAHDLGYSTFPSVDGGKGDPDNLVGNTNNFYSVLKKTKHPEAVAEFLKLQYSDEFVKAQLGIGNLPTTTTTDKFLDTAADPDFARYQYDKVEKAPAFQLSWDQAYPQTATVGMHQAVQQFLNGGLDEDGFIKAMQALPTS, from the coding sequence ATGAGACCACGTGCACGGTTCCTGCGGAAGGCCGTTGTCGGCGGAGCGGTTCTGACCCTGACGCTCACCCTGTCGGCATGCGGCGGGGACACCGGCCGGGCAGGCGGGGACGACGGCAAGATCCACGTCCTGGTCTACGGCGACAGCGCGAACAAGGTGGAGAAGCGGATCATCGCCACCTTCAACAAGACATCGAAGGTGAAGGCCGTCCTGGACACCATTCCGGGCGCGGACTACCAGGCCAAGCTGCAGACCATCATCAACAGCGAGCAGGCTCCCGACGTCTTCTTCAACTGGGGCGGCGGCAGCATCAAGCCGTTCGTCGACGCCGGGCTCCTCATGCCACTGGACGACTTCATCGCCAAGGACCCGGGCCTGAAGGACAAGTTCCTGCCCTCGGTGTTCAAGAGCGCGGAGGTGAACGGGAAGCCGTACGGCGTCCCCATGCGCGGCACCCAGCCCGTCCTGTTGTTCCACAACAAGAAGGTGCTCGAGGAAGCCGGCATCGAGCCGCCCAGAACCTGGGACGACCTGCTGGCGGCGGTCCGGAAGCTCAAGGCGGAGGGCGTCACGCCGATCGCCCTGGGCGGCGGCGACAAGTGGCCCACGCTCATGTGGTTCGAGTACCTCTACGACCGGGTGGCCGGGCCCGGGCTGTTCCAGAAGGCGCTGGCCGGGGACAAGGACGCCTGGGCGAGCGCCGACAGCAGGAAGGCCCTCGGCATGCTCAAGAGCCTGGCGGACGCCGGCGCCTTCGGCACCAACTACGACTCGGTGAAGTTCACCGACCAGGGCTCGCCCACCCTCCTGGCCACGGGGAAGGCCGGCTTCGAGCTGATGGGCTCCTGGGAGTACTCCACCCAGCAGGACAGCCACCCGGACTTCGCCGCACACGACCTCGGTTACAGCACCTTCCCGTCGGTCGACGGCGGCAAGGGTGATCCGGACAACCTCGTCGGCAACACCAACAACTTCTACTCGGTGCTGAAGAAGACCAAGCACCCGGAGGCGGTCGCGGAGTTCCTGAAGCTCCAGTACTCGGACGAGTTCGTCAAGGCCCAGCTCGGCATCGGCAACCTGCCCACCACCACGACCACCGACAAGTTCCTCGACACCGCCGCCGATCCGGACTTCGCCCGCTACCAGTACGACAAGGTCGAGAAGGCGCCCGCTTTCCAGCTCTCCTGGGACCAGGCGTACCCGCAGACGGCAACGGTCGGCATGCACCAGGCCGTCCAGCAGTTCCTCAACGGCGGGCTCGACGAGGACGGGTTCATCAAGGCCATGCAGGCCCTGCCCACGTCGTGA
- a CDS encoding LacI family DNA-binding transcriptional regulator encodes MLLTMRDDEELGRVTLAQVAKQAGVSLSTVSKVLNGRQDVAAPTRRKVERLLETHSYRRTTRSAQEAPLIELVFHELDSIWAMELIRGVENVAKAHQAGVVLTESGTRQAPGPDWIEGVLQRRPLGVVLVFSALPAEVKQQLRARSIPFVIVDPAGDPDPDVPSVGSANWNGGLAATRHLIECGHRRIGIITGPDDMLCSLARLDGYRSAMSMAGLETDPDLVLYGDFHVEGGYEGTRKLLGLPRPPTAVFAGSDLQALGALEAARVSGLRVPHDLSVVGYDDVPVARWSSPALTTVHQPLRQMAEEATQMLLRIRARETVTTRLELATSLVVRKSTAPPRD; translated from the coding sequence ATGCTCCTCACCATGCGCGATGACGAGGAGTTGGGCCGTGTCACCCTGGCCCAGGTGGCCAAGCAGGCCGGGGTTTCCCTCTCGACAGTTTCGAAAGTGCTCAACGGGCGGCAGGACGTCGCCGCACCGACCAGGCGCAAGGTGGAACGCCTGCTGGAGACGCACTCCTACCGGCGCACGACGCGTTCGGCCCAGGAGGCGCCGCTCATCGAGCTCGTCTTCCACGAACTGGACAGCATCTGGGCGATGGAGCTGATCCGGGGCGTGGAGAACGTCGCCAAGGCCCACCAGGCCGGCGTCGTCCTCACCGAGAGCGGTACCCGGCAGGCTCCCGGCCCCGACTGGATCGAAGGGGTACTCCAGCGCCGGCCGCTCGGCGTGGTGCTGGTCTTCTCCGCCCTGCCGGCGGAGGTCAAGCAGCAGCTGCGCGCGCGTTCCATCCCCTTCGTCATCGTCGACCCGGCCGGCGACCCCGACCCCGACGTGCCCTCGGTGGGCTCGGCCAACTGGAACGGCGGGCTCGCGGCGACCCGCCACCTCATCGAGTGCGGGCACCGCCGCATCGGCATCATCACCGGCCCCGACGACATGCTCTGCTCGCTGGCGCGCCTGGACGGCTACCGCTCGGCGATGAGCATGGCGGGCCTGGAGACCGACCCCGACCTCGTCCTGTACGGCGACTTCCACGTCGAGGGCGGTTACGAGGGGACGCGGAAACTGCTCGGCCTCCCCCGGCCGCCGACCGCGGTCTTCGCGGGCAGCGATCTCCAGGCGCTGGGCGCCCTGGAGGCGGCGCGCGTCAGCGGCCTGCGCGTTCCGCACGACCTGTCCGTGGTCGGCTACGACGACGTACCGGTCGCGCGCTGGTCCAGCCCGGCGCTCACCACCGTGCACCAGCCGCTGCGGCAGATGGCCGAGGAGGCGACCCAGATGCTGCTGCGCATACGGGCGCGGGAAACCGTCACGACGAGGCTCGAACTGGCCACCAGCCTCGTCGTCCGGAAGAGCACGGCCCCGCCCCGCGACTGA
- a CDS encoding ABC transporter substrate-binding protein has product MRLLRRRRFAAAVLLAPLLSGCFAASDGGSSSQGSGGGDRLRVALAFPPAENFSPYGADATLLSRLGVTEGLTKLDANGTAVPALAESWTREKGGSWLFTLREAKFQDGTEVTPKAVATALTHATEAEPVPAALSGVRLTAEAAGDRQVRITTADPDPALPLRMSSPGLAVLSAKAYEGGKKAGGADSADPVGTATGPFELTKVTGITRASLDRFDDYWGGRAQASGVDARFISDGAARANALRTGELDIAEAVPVSQAASLDKKTVHETGTSRTTSLLLNTRKGAFADPAVRAAARKAVDTSALAKGVYEGHADPGKGIFGPALTWAEGKREKPSGRAAAAAPDGRTLTLATYNNRPELPEVAQVLQQQLEKAGFKVELTVREYSRLESDALDGKFDAIVSARNTMLDTGDPVSILASDYTCKGSYNLAQLCDKKVDAAVAKAAGQTDTAKRQDATMTAEAEILGTDAVVPLVHQRIITGVGTSVQGVTYDPYERALLGTGTRR; this is encoded by the coding sequence ATGCGCCTGCTCCGTCGCCGTCGGTTCGCCGCCGCCGTGCTGCTCGCCCCCCTGCTCTCCGGCTGCTTCGCCGCCAGTGACGGCGGCTCGTCGTCGCAGGGCTCCGGGGGCGGCGACCGGCTGCGGGTCGCCCTCGCCTTCCCGCCCGCCGAGAACTTCTCCCCGTACGGCGCCGACGCCACCCTCCTCAGCCGGCTCGGCGTCACCGAGGGCCTGACCAAGCTGGACGCCAACGGCACGGCCGTGCCGGCGCTCGCCGAGTCCTGGACCCGGGAGAAGGGCGGCAGCTGGCTGTTCACGCTGCGCGAGGCGAAGTTCCAGGACGGCACCGAGGTCACCCCGAAGGCCGTCGCCACCGCCCTCACCCACGCCACGGAGGCCGAGCCGGTGCCCGCCGCGCTGTCGGGCGTGCGGCTGACCGCCGAGGCCGCGGGGGACCGGCAGGTCCGGATCACCACCGCCGACCCCGACCCGGCACTCCCGCTCCGGATGTCCAGCCCCGGCCTCGCGGTCCTCTCCGCCAAGGCGTACGAGGGCGGCAAGAAGGCGGGCGGCGCGGACAGCGCCGACCCCGTCGGCACCGCCACCGGACCCTTCGAGCTGACCAAGGTCACCGGCATCACCCGGGCCTCCCTCGACCGCTTCGACGACTACTGGGGCGGCCGGGCCCAGGCCTCCGGCGTGGACGCGCGGTTCATCTCCGACGGCGCCGCCCGCGCCAACGCCCTGCGCACCGGAGAGCTGGACATCGCCGAGGCCGTACCGGTCTCGCAGGCCGCCTCCCTCGACAAGAAGACCGTCCATGAGACGGGCACCTCACGTACCACGAGCCTGCTGCTCAACACCCGCAAGGGCGCCTTCGCCGACCCCGCGGTGCGCGCCGCGGCGCGCAAGGCCGTCGACACCTCGGCGCTCGCCAAGGGCGTGTACGAGGGGCACGCCGACCCCGGCAAGGGCATCTTCGGGCCCGCGCTGACCTGGGCGGAGGGCAAGCGCGAGAAGCCTTCGGGCCGGGCGGCGGCCGCGGCCCCCGACGGCCGCACCCTCACCCTCGCCACCTACAACAACCGGCCCGAGCTGCCCGAGGTCGCGCAGGTGCTCCAGCAGCAGCTGGAGAAGGCGGGCTTCAAGGTCGAGCTGACGGTGCGTGAGTACTCCCGGCTGGAGAGCGACGCGCTCGACGGCAAGTTCGACGCGATCGTCTCGGCCCGTAACACCATGCTCGACACCGGCGACCCCGTCTCCATCCTCGCCAGCGACTACACCTGCAAGGGCAGCTACAACCTGGCGCAGCTGTGCGACAAGAAGGTGGACGCGGCCGTCGCGAAGGCAGCCGGCCAGACCGACACCGCGAAGCGGCAGGACGCCACGATGACGGCGGAGGCCGAGATCCTCGGCACCGACGCGGTCGTGCCGCTGGTCCACCAGCGGATCATCACCGGCGTCGGCACCTCCGTACAGGGCGTCACCTACGACCCGTACGAGCGCGCCCTCCTCGGCACCGGAACGCGGCGCTGA
- a CDS encoding ABC transporter permease subunit, whose amino-acid sequence MRSGRTEPTGSGDGTGPAARIRPAARIRAAAGTLVRGRGPALLWRFVLAAVLLCGIGLLPWLSRTDPALTVLKARSADRDPTPEVLAAVRDQLGLDAGPLHLLGRWLERLVLHGDAGQSWISGADVTPSVAQALGVSLLLMAGALVVALLTAGAVCARTLRLGARRRLGGRRAGGSGTAMLAALPEFLTGSVLAAVVGVQLGWLPALGWYGPQWMVLPALALGLPAGGLLGRVLDDLLPGAFAEPWALAATARGLPARRVARQALRRCVPGLLPNLGLFVVGLTGGAVAVEQIFDIPGLGRLTLQAATAQDLPVLQAGTPALVLLAAVSGAVARGAARLLLGPALRDGALPTLHRPAPPARRTLPVLYGVVLLGVVAAGLPRDPLALDTTAKLQAPTGTHPFGTDALGRDMLARVAHGALDTLSLALALSAAALVTGVLLGLLPRLSGPLVDTVNAVPPVLAGLLVAGVAGSGPATPALAVAAVAWAPLAAHTSALLQQERATTHLAATRALGAGRWYVLRRGLLPAVLPPVTRHALVRLPGIALALAALGFLGLGAQPPSPEWGLLLAENQPYVERAPWAVLAPAAVLALLGALAVTAAGAARGHRRRGAPAPGGHDDGAGQGRPPATVPPEHVPGTHPAREYV is encoded by the coding sequence ATGCGGAGCGGCAGGACCGAGCCGACCGGGAGCGGTGACGGCACCGGCCCGGCGGCACGGATACGCCCGGCAGCACGGATACGCGCGGCGGCCGGGACGCTCGTCCGGGGACGCGGCCCCGCGCTGCTCTGGCGGTTCGTCCTCGCCGCCGTCCTGCTGTGCGGGATCGGCCTGCTGCCCTGGCTGTCCCGCACCGACCCGGCCCTCACCGTCCTCAAGGCGCGGTCCGCCGACCGCGACCCCACCCCCGAGGTGCTGGCCGCCGTCCGGGACCAGCTGGGCCTGGACGCCGGGCCCCTGCACCTGCTCGGGCGGTGGCTCGAACGACTGGTGCTGCACGGCGACGCCGGGCAGTCGTGGATCTCCGGCGCGGACGTCACCCCGTCCGTCGCCCAGGCCCTCGGCGTCTCCCTGCTGCTCATGGCCGGGGCACTGGTGGTCGCCCTGCTCACGGCCGGCGCCGTGTGCGCCCGCACCCTCCGGCTCGGCGCACGGCGCCGGCTGGGCGGCCGGCGGGCCGGTGGCAGCGGTACGGCGATGCTGGCCGCGCTGCCGGAGTTCCTCACCGGATCGGTGCTGGCCGCGGTGGTCGGCGTACAGCTCGGCTGGCTGCCCGCGCTCGGCTGGTACGGGCCCCAGTGGATGGTGCTGCCCGCGCTCGCGCTGGGGCTGCCCGCCGGCGGCCTCCTCGGGCGGGTGCTGGACGACCTGCTGCCCGGCGCGTTCGCCGAGCCCTGGGCGCTCGCCGCCACCGCACGTGGCCTGCCGGCCCGGCGCGTCGCCCGGCAGGCCCTGCGCCGCTGCGTCCCCGGGCTGCTGCCGAACCTCGGGCTGTTCGTGGTCGGTCTGACCGGCGGCGCGGTCGCCGTGGAGCAGATCTTCGACATCCCCGGCCTCGGCCGGCTCACCCTCCAGGCCGCCACAGCGCAGGACCTTCCGGTCCTCCAGGCCGGCACGCCGGCCCTCGTCCTGCTCGCCGCGGTCTCCGGTGCCGTGGCACGCGGCGCGGCCCGGCTGCTGCTCGGGCCCGCGCTGCGCGACGGCGCGCTCCCGACGCTGCACCGGCCCGCGCCGCCCGCCCGCCGGACCCTGCCGGTCCTCTACGGCGTCGTCCTGCTGGGCGTGGTCGCGGCCGGCCTGCCCCGCGATCCGCTGGCGCTGGACACCACCGCCAAGCTCCAGGCGCCCACCGGGACGCATCCCTTCGGTACCGACGCCCTCGGCCGGGACATGCTGGCCCGCGTCGCCCACGGCGCGCTCGACACCCTGTCCCTCGCCCTCGCGCTGAGCGCCGCCGCCCTCGTGACCGGCGTACTGCTGGGCCTGCTGCCCCGGCTCTCCGGCCCGCTGGTCGACACCGTCAACGCCGTACCGCCCGTCCTCGCCGGCCTGCTCGTCGCGGGTGTCGCGGGCAGCGGCCCGGCCACCCCCGCGCTCGCCGTGGCCGCCGTGGCCTGGGCCCCGCTGGCCGCGCACACCTCCGCACTGCTCCAGCAGGAGCGGGCCACCACCCACCTCGCCGCCACCCGCGCGCTCGGCGCGGGCCGCTGGTACGTGCTCCGGCGCGGACTGCTGCCCGCCGTACTGCCCCCGGTCACCCGCCACGCGCTCGTACGGCTGCCCGGGATCGCCCTCGCGCTCGCCGCGCTCGGCTTCCTGGGCCTGGGCGCCCAGCCGCCGTCGCCCGAGTGGGGCCTGCTGCTCGCCGAGAACCAGCCGTACGTGGAACGCGCCCCCTGGGCCGTGCTGGCACCGGCCGCCGTCCTCGCCCTGCTCGGCGCCCTCGCGGTGACGGCCGCGGGCGCGGCCCGGGGCCACCGCCGCAGGGGCGCGCCCGCACCCGGCGGCCACGACGACGGCGCCGGCCAGGGGAGACCTCCGGCGACCGTCCCTCCGGAGCACGTCCCCGGCACGCACCCCGCCCGGGAGTACGTATGA